In Dermacentor variabilis isolate Ectoservices chromosome 7, ASM5094787v1, whole genome shotgun sequence, a genomic segment contains:
- the Pabp2 gene encoding poly(A) binding protein nuclear 1: MADNPVENGDAEAQENGDHQHDSTGGELLDESLGDEHSLDDPELEAIKARVREMEEEAEKLKQMQSEVEKQMSISPPGGSLGLTLEEKIEVDARSIYVGNVDYGATAEELEQHFHGCGSINRVTILCDKFSGHPKGFAYIEFTDKDSIQTAMALDESLFRGRQIKVMTKRTNRPGISSTNRPPRGRFRRPGRGMYYGGGGGGGGYRFPRRAYRPRRASWFYPY; encoded by the coding sequence ATGGCGGACAATCCCGTCGAGAACGGCGACGCCGAGGCGCAAGAGAACGGCGATCACCAGCACGATTCCACCGGCGGCGAGCTGCTCGACGAAAGTTTGGGCGACGAGCACAGCCTGGACGACCCCGAGCTCGAGGCGATCAAGGCCCGCGTGCGCGAAATGGAGGAAGAGGCCGAGAAACTGAAGCAAATGCAAAGCGAGGTCGAGAAACAGATGAGCATCAGCCCGCCCGGCGGCTCGCTAGGCCTAACGCTCGAAGAGAAGATCGAGGTTGACGCGCGCTCCATCTACGTTGGCAACGTCGACTACGGCGCGACGGCCGAGGAACTGGAGCAGCACTTCCACGGCTGCGGCTCCATCAACCGGGTAACCATCCTGTGCGACAAGTTCTCGGGACACCCGAAGGGATTCGCCTACATCGAGTTCACGGACAAGGACTCGATACAGACGGCCATGGCCCTCGACGAATCGCTGTTCCGCGGCCGTCAGATCAAGGTGATGACCAAGCGCACCAACCGACCGGGAATCAGCTCGACGAACAGGCCGCCGCGCGGTCGTTTCCGGAGGCCCGGACGCGGCATGTACtacggaggcggcggcggcggcggcggttacCGCTTTCCCCGGCGCGCCTACCGACCGCGCAGGGCGTCGTGGTTCTATCCGTactag